The following DNA comes from Candidatus Aramenus sp. CH1.
TGTGTCGTGGATCTTTGATAAAGCTGTCTCTAGATCTGGAGCGTCAGCTGGGAGGAGCCTCTTCTCCGCCTTCGATATCCTAATTACATACTGCATAGAACCGTCAGGCAACCAAACCGTGTTGACGCCCAAGACCCTCGCTGGGGACAGGAGCTGAATGGCGCTGTTTTTTATGTTGCTAGTCTTCTCGATTATCCTCACTTTCATTTCTAGCTTCTCCTGAAGGGCCTTAGCTACCTTAATCCACTTCTGGATTGTCATTGAGGGGCCTCCGCTGACCAGCAAAATCAAAAGGTTGTCTACCTTTATTGCCTTATAGTAGGTAGCGTCCTTTAGCTCCTTAAACTGGGTCTCCTCCAGCTCCAACAGAGTCCTCATGATGTCTATCTCAGAGGGATCCACTTGCCCGCTGTCAACTAAGCTCTGGCACCTGTTACAAAGAAGACCGCTTTTTACACACAAATAATCCAAAGGAATTTTCATTCTGGTTCCACCACTCCCTCTTACCGCAATATTTATGAACTAGTCAGATATATAAGTAGTGGGTTAAAAATGCCTCTTACTGATCCCGTTAAGTTGCAGATAGTACAACAACGCGTGTTCATAAAGAAGGTGTGCAGGAACTGCGGTGCCTTAAATTCAATTAGGGCCACCAAGTGTAGGAGATGTCACAGCACAAATCTGAGGCCTAAGAAGAAGGAGTTACCAACAAAGAAGGCCTGAAGACTTTTTTAGACCTTTATTCCAACTGAAGACAGCCTATCTCTTATGCT
Coding sequences within:
- a CDS encoding transcription elongation factor NusA, translated to MKIPLDYLCVKSGLLCNRCQSLVDSGQVDPSEIDIMRTLLELEETQFKELKDATYYKAIKVDNLLILLVSGGPSMTIQKWIKVAKALQEKLEMKVRIIEKTSNIKNSAIQLLSPARVLGVNTVWLPDGSMQYVIRISKAEKRLLPADAPDLETALSKIHDTRVKIRVE
- a CDS encoding 50S ribosomal protein L40e, whose product is MPLTDPVKLQIVQQRVFIKKVCRNCGALNSIRATKCRRCHSTNLRPKKKELPTKKA